AATTTGACAACCCAGAAATTTTCTGGATTCGCAACGGCAGGCTTATGTACATCGAGCGCGTGGAAAGAAAAATGGGAAAAATGACCATACGGGAAGCGAACTTCCGTCTCCAGAAAGGTGACTGGATCATTGGTGTTAGCGATGGTGTAGTGCATGCAGGAATTGGTGGCAAGTGGAACCTGGGTTGGCAGTGGGAAAAGATCGCTTCATTTTTGGAGATAACTGTTACCCCTCATTTAAGTGCCTCTTCTCTTGCTCAGAGAGTTATCGACACCACCCTTAAGCTTTACGATGCCAAACCGGGCGACGATGCCACCTGCGTGGTTGCGAAAATTCGGTTGCCAAATCGAGTGGTTCTCTGGGCGGGTCCTCCAGAAAACCCCAGTTCCGACCCAGTGGTGTTTGAGAAGTTTATTACCTATCCAGGCAAAAAGGTGGTATGTGGAGGAACTACCGGAAACATTGTTTCTCGCTTCTTAGGGCGAGAAATTAAGGTAGACCTGGAGTCGCTGAGCCCGGAAATTCCCCCGGTGGGAATTCTGGAGGGGGTGGATCTGGTCACTGAAGGAGTATTGACTCTTTCTCGAGTACTGAAGCTTTTTAGGGAAAACGTGGATCCTGAAAAGTTGCTTTCGCACCAGGATGGAGCCAGTCGTCTATATCGCCTCCTGTGCGAAGCCGACGAGATAAAGATTATTGGAGGAAGAGCCATCAATCCAGCTCACCAGAATCCCAAGCTTTCCGGTGAGCTTTCTTTGAAAGTGCGCATTCTTGAAGAACTTGAAGAAGAACTTCGCAAACATGGAAAAATGGTCTCTTCTGAATTTTACTAAAGCTGAGTAATTAGGATGGAGGTGTGAAGAATGGAAAATAATACCGGGGCCACCACGCTGGAAAGGAGTTTTGAAAAGGTTAACGAAATTCTCAAAAAACACGGTTATCAACCCAGCAACCTCATCGCCATTTTGCAGGAAATCCAGGCAGAATACAGGTACCTTCCTGAAGAAATTCTGACCTATGTCGCTACGGCGCTTGGAGTGTCGCCAGCCTATGTTTATGGAGTGGCCACTTTCTATGCTCAGTTTTCTTTAACCCCCAAAGGAAAGCACATAATCCGGGTATGTGATGGCACAGCCTGTCACGTAAAAGGCTCCTCCCAGGTATTAAAGGTCATTCGCGAAACACTGGGCCTTGAAGAAGGTAAAGATACTACCGATGATTTGCTGTTCACTGTGGAAACTGTTGCCTGCGTGGGCGCTTGTGCCCTGGCTCCTGTAATTACCATAGACGACCAGGTTTATGGCCTGCTCGATGAGAAGAAAGTCCGAGAGATTATCGAAGCAATTCTCGAACAAGAGGGAGGTAAGTGAGATGCACTTCAAAGATCGAGCAGCTCTGGAAGGCTACATTGAGCAGCTCAAATCCAGACCTCAACCTCGTCGTGTCTTGGTGTGCATGGGAACTGGATGCTTAGCTAAAGGAGCCCAGAAGGTTTATCAGTCTTTTGTGGAGACCCTGCAACGCAAAGGGTTAAACGTTGAAGTGGATATGGATACCTCAGAGAGCTCAAGACATTTTGCGCTGTGCAGCACCGGATGCATGGGAATTTGCGAAACCGGGCCTCGAGTTCGTATAGAACCAGAAGGGATACAATACCTTCGCGTGTCCCCAGAAGATGTAGAAGAGATTGTTGAAGAGACCCTTGAAAAAGGCAACATTGTATATCGCCTGGTTCAACAGGAAACCATCAACGGAGAAACGCGATATTGGCCCCTGGTCAAGGACGATCCTTTTTATAGGAAACAGGTACGGGTCGTCCTACGCAATTGTGGTAGCATTGACCCGGAAAGCATAGATGAGTACCTTCGCAATGACGGGTATCGGGCGCTGGCCAAAGTAGTTACCTCGATGACCCCAGATGAGGTTATTGCAGAAGTGACCAAATCGGGATTGCGTGGTAGAGGTGGTGGAGGATTTCCCACTGGACGCAAATGGCAGTTCGCCCGCATGGTAAAAGCAGACTTGAAATACGTTGTCTGCAACGGTGATGAGGGTGACCCGGGTGCTTTCATGAACCGCTGTCTCATGGAAGGAGACCCCCATGCCGTACTCGAGGGACTGGCTATTGCTGGATACGCAATTGGAGCCCGGGAAGGATTCATCTACGTGCGCGCCGAATACCCCCTTGCGGTGAACCGGTTACGCAAAGCCATAGAGAGTGCCTATCAAGCAGGTCTTCTGGGAGAGAACATCCTGGGTAGTGATTTTAGCTTTGACATTCACATTAAAGAGGGTGCTGGAGCGTTTGTCTGTGGCGAGGAGACAGCACTCATTGCTTCCATAGAAGGGAAGAGAGGCATGCCCCGTCCCAGGCCTCCTTATCCTGCTCAGAGTGGCCTGTGGGGGAAGCCCACTATCATTAACAATGTGGAAACACTGGCAAACGTACCCCAAATCATCCTGAATGGCGCT
This portion of the Thermatribacter velox genome encodes:
- a CDS encoding SpoIIE family protein phosphatase, with protein sequence MEELFVEVGSAQIPKYGEELCGDSIAYHKGPKSTIIVWSDGLGSGVKASILSTLTSKIIVTMLCEETPLEEVVQTLADTLPVCRVRKIAYSTFSVLHIKKNGDTHLVEFDNPEIFWIRNGRLMYIERVERKMGKMTIREANFRLQKGDWIIGVSDGVVHAGIGGKWNLGWQWEKIASFLEITVTPHLSASSLAQRVIDTTLKLYDAKPGDDATCVVAKIRLPNRVVLWAGPPENPSSDPVVFEKFITYPGKKVVCGGTTGNIVSRFLGREIKVDLESLSPEIPPVGILEGVDLVTEGVLTLSRVLKLFRENVDPEKLLSHQDGASRLYRLLCEADEIKIIGGRAINPAHQNPKLSGELSLKVRILEELEEELRKHGKMVSSEFY
- the nuoE gene encoding NADH-quinone oxidoreductase subunit NuoE, with amino-acid sequence MENNTGATTLERSFEKVNEILKKHGYQPSNLIAILQEIQAEYRYLPEEILTYVATALGVSPAYVYGVATFYAQFSLTPKGKHIIRVCDGTACHVKGSSQVLKVIRETLGLEEGKDTTDDLLFTVETVACVGACALAPVITIDDQVYGLLDEKKVREIIEAILEQEGGK
- the nuoF gene encoding NADH-quinone oxidoreductase subunit NuoF; the encoded protein is MHFKDRAALEGYIEQLKSRPQPRRVLVCMGTGCLAKGAQKVYQSFVETLQRKGLNVEVDMDTSESSRHFALCSTGCMGICETGPRVRIEPEGIQYLRVSPEDVEEIVEETLEKGNIVYRLVQQETINGETRYWPLVKDDPFYRKQVRVVLRNCGSIDPESIDEYLRNDGYRALAKVVTSMTPDEVIAEVTKSGLRGRGGGGFPTGRKWQFARMVKADLKYVVCNGDEGDPGAFMNRCLMEGDPHAVLEGLAIAGYAIGAREGFIYVRAEYPLAVNRLRKAIESAYQAGLLGENILGSDFSFDIHIKEGAGAFVCGEETALIASIEGKRGMPRPRPPYPAQSGLWGKPTIINNVETLANVPQIILNGAEWFRSFGTPSSPGTKTFALTGKVKNTGLVEVPMGITLRELVFEVGGGIPGNKSFKAVQIGGPSGGCLTEAHLDLPIDYDSLCSAGAIMGSGGLVVLDEDTCIVEVARFFMSFTQSESCGKCVPCREGTKHLLGLLQKIVNGTASMEDLELLEETAQVVKDASLCGLGKTAPNPVLTTLRYFRDEYIDHIVHRICPAHVCQAMKEYRIDPEKCKSCGKCARVCPVKCISGRPRIPYVIDQDRCIKCGSCFEACPFDAITVEWRRKNHE